In the genome of Sphingomonas alpina, the window GTGCCTTTGTTGCCGACCTTGAATTCGACGCCCAGCAACCCGCCGACCTGGTCGCCGGGGAGGCTGTGCGCGGCCGGTTGTCGCTGGGTGCGGACCACGCGGCGATCCTGCTTCCTGCCGGTGCCTTTCTCGAGGCTTCGGGCGGGCAATGGGTGTTCGTCGTGGCGCAGGACGGTCGCTCCGCCGAGCGGCGACAGATCCGGATCGGGCGGCGCAATGCCGATCAGGTCGAGATACTGGCCGGATTGATCCCCGGCGAGCGCGTGATCAGCTCCAGCTATGACGGCTGGCAGCAATATCAGCACATCAATCTTCGATAGGAGCGGGACCATGCTGAAAGTGAAGGCGATCTCAAAGGCCTATGAGACCAGCGATGTTCGTACGCACGCGATCAGCGACGTGTCGCTCGACATTGCCGAGGGCGAGTTCGTCGCGATCATGGGGCCATCGGGGTGCGGCAAATCGACCTTGCTCAACATTCTCGGCCTGCTCGACCGCGCCGATACGGGGCGCACCGAACTGCTCGGCGAAGACCTCAGCCAGGCGAGCGACCGCGACCTCACCCGGGTCAGGCGCTCGACAATCGGCTTTGTGTTCCAGAGCTTCAACCTCGTCGACGAACTGACGGTCGTGCAGAATGTCGAGCTCGGATTGCTCTATCGCGGCTTCGGCGCACGCGAGCGGCGTGAGCGAATCGAGGCGGCGCTCGACCAGGTCGGCATGCGGCATCGCGCACGCCATGTCCCCAAGCAATTGTCGGGCGGCCAGCAACAGCGCGTGGCGGTGGCGCGCGCAATCGTCTGTGCTCCCCGCCTGATCCTTGCTGATGAACCGACCGGCAATCTCGACAGCGCCAATGGTGCGGCGGTGATGCAATTGCTGAAGGATGCGGTCGGACGCGGCACCACGGTCGTGATGGTTACTCACTCGCTCGCGCAAGCCGACCAGGCGGATCGCAGAATCCAGCTGCTCGATGGTCGGATCGTCAGCCAGACTCAGCTCGGGGCCTGAGCGATGCTGCGCAACCTTCTCGCCGCAACCTTCGGCGCGCTCGCGTTGAACCGTCTCTATGCGGTGGTGACGCTGGTCGGGCTCGCGCTGGCGTTCGCCGCGGCGATCCTGATCGGGCTCTTCGTGCGGCAGCAATATGCCTATGAACAGTTCATCCCGGGATATGAGCGCGTGTTCCGGATGACCGCCACGGTCGCGCAGCCGGGCCAGCCGGAACGGGTTTCGGCGGTGACGCCCTCGGTCCTGGCCGGCGCGCTGGCGGTACGAACCGACCGGGTCGAAGCCGTGGCGCGGCTTTATCAGGATGCGCCGGTCATTCGCGCCGGCAGCGATCGGAGGGCTGCGCGTGCGAGCGGATTCTGTCTGGGCCGACCCCTCCGTCTTCAGGGTCTTGCCGATCCCCGCGATTGCAGGTGCGCTCGACGCCGCGCTGGCCGAGCCCGATACGATCGTGGTCACCCGCAGTGCTGCCCTGCGCCTGTTCGGGCGCGACGCGCCGATCGGCGCAGCGATCGAGATCGTCGAGTCCAAAAGGGCCGCACGGCGGCTCAAAATCACCGCCGTGATCGAGGATTTGCCGCCCGAAACGCATCTCGACTTGCAGTTCATCGCCTCGGGGCGTGGCGCGACCTCGCCGCTCGGGCGGGCGGATGCGAGCCCGGTGCCGACGATCGAGGCGCCGATCGTCACTTATGTGCGGGCCCGGCCCGGCGTGACGCGCGCGGACCTGCAGCCCGTGCTCGACGAGATCATCCGCCCGTTTCAGGCGATGGCGGCGGCGAGCGGCACCAAGGTCGGCGGTTATGCGCTGCCGATCGCCGATATACATTTCGGGCCGGCGGACGATAGTCCGCACGGCAAGCCGAGCGTAGACCCCGCCATCGTCGTCGCGATCGGTGCAGTTGGCGCTCTCATCCTGATCATGGCATCGACCAGCTATGTCGCATTGATGACGGCCCGCGCCGGTCGTCGTGCGGTCGAGGTCGCGGTGCGCAAGGCATGCGGCGCCGGCCGAGGCCAGCTCCTGGCGCAGTTTCTGGGCGAGAGCCTGGCCCTGACCCTGATCGCACTCGTCGCGGCGATGGGCGTGGTCGAGTTGGTGCTGCCCGCGGTCAACGGCGTGCTTGGCCTGTCGCTCTCGTTCGACCTGACGCGGGAGCCGCTGCTTCTCATGCCGCTGCTGGCCGCCTGGCTGGTGATCGGGGTGGCATCGGGCCTCTATCCGGCGCTCGTCCTGTCGTCGTTCACGCCATCGGTGGCGCTGCGCGGCGGGCCTGCAGGGATCGGTGGAACGGTGTGGATCGGACGCGCGATGGTGGTCGTCCAGTTCGCCATCCTGACCGGCCTGCTGGTGGCGACGATCACCATTTATCGGCAGACGCATCTGGCCATCGCAAGCGCGCTTGGCGCCGGTCGCGGACCCATACTCACGGTCGCGGCCAATTGCCGCTCCGGCTTCGCGCAGGCGGCGCGTGAGTTGCCAGGGGTCCGCGAGGCCAGCTGCGCATCGGTGGGCGCGCTCAACATGGGACCACAAGGCGCGGTCACCGCGATCAACCGCAACGGGCAGCGCTTCACGCCGGGATTCGTCGATGTCGACGCGCATTTCTTCGGTACCTTCGGGGTAAGGCCGCTCGCGGGGCGCGTCTTTTCGCCTGACCATGGAAGCGGAGATGCGAAGCGGGAGGTCGTTCTCAACCAGACTGCCGCCCGGCACTTCGGCTTCGCATCTCCGC includes:
- a CDS encoding ABC transporter ATP-binding protein, whose product is MLKVKAISKAYETSDVRTHAISDVSLDIAEGEFVAIMGPSGCGKSTLLNILGLLDRADTGRTELLGEDLSQASDRDLTRVRRSTIGFVFQSFNLVDELTVVQNVELGLLYRGFGARERRERIEAALDQVGMRHRARHVPKQLSGGQQQRVAVARAIVCAPRLILADEPTGNLDSANGAAVMQLLKDAVGRGTTVVMVTHSLAQADQADRRIQLLDGRIVSQTQLGA
- a CDS encoding ABC transporter permease, with amino-acid sequence MRADSVWADPSVFRVLPIPAIAGALDAALAEPDTIVVTRSAALRLFGRDAPIGAAIEIVESKRAARRLKITAVIEDLPPETHLDLQFIASGRGATSPLGRADASPVPTIEAPIVTYVRARPGVTRADLQPVLDEIIRPFQAMAAASGTKVGGYALPIADIHFGPADDSPHGKPSVDPAIVVAIGAVGALILIMASTSYVALMTARAGRRAVEVAVRKACGAGRGQLLAQFLGESLALTLIALVAAMGVVELVLPAVNGVLGLSLSFDLTREPLLLMPLLAAWLVIGVASGLYPALVLSSFTPSVALRGGPAGIGGTVWIGRAMVVVQFAILTGLLVATITIYRQTHLAIASALGAGRGPILTVAANCRSGFAQAARELPGVREASCASVGALNMGPQGAVTAINRNGQRFTPGFVDVDAHFFGTFGVRPLAGRVFSPDHGSGDAKREVVLNQTAARHFGFASPRAAIGQPIGISLQVGVNPAPVPHTIIGVVPDVAASVLSPAGELVYNAGSPEAGILAVETRPEMIPDVRRRLERLWRAIGDGAPLEAQLLSQLERHRYRTAIVQGWVTGACALVALVIAAMGLFALSAFTADRRTKEIGVRRAMGASTGAIVHLLLWQFLTPFLVACTIGILLSTVIMRHWLEQFASRVDVPLWLLGAVVAATAVFAISAVLVNVLAAARAKPIDALRYE